One window of Nocardioides dongkuii genomic DNA carries:
- a CDS encoding CDP-alcohol phosphatidyltransferase family protein — MADETRTNRVWTLPNLLSAVRLAGVPVFLWLVLGPEADGWALALLMVSGFTDYADGWLARRLNQTTLLGQVLDPVADRLYILAVVVGLAMRDIIPWWLAISLPLRDLLMWGLVPFLRTRGYSALPVHFLGKAATFNLLYAFPLLLLGDGDGVVATLSEVFGWAFAFWGVGLYWWAGLLYAWQVRKLLATTERRPPVRHE; from the coding sequence GTGGCGGACGAGACGCGCACCAACCGCGTGTGGACGCTGCCCAACCTCCTGAGCGCGGTGCGCCTGGCCGGCGTCCCGGTCTTCCTGTGGCTGGTCCTGGGTCCCGAGGCCGACGGCTGGGCGCTCGCGCTCCTGATGGTCTCCGGGTTCACCGACTACGCCGACGGCTGGTTGGCGCGCCGGCTGAACCAGACCACGCTGCTCGGGCAGGTCCTCGACCCCGTCGCCGACCGGCTCTACATCCTCGCCGTCGTCGTCGGGCTGGCGATGCGCGACATCATCCCGTGGTGGCTGGCGATCTCGCTGCCGCTGCGCGACCTGCTCATGTGGGGGCTGGTGCCGTTCCTGCGCACCCGCGGGTACAGCGCGCTGCCGGTGCACTTCCTCGGCAAGGCCGCGACGTTCAACCTGCTCTACGCGTTCCCGCTCCTGCTCCTCGGCGACGGGGACGGCGTGGTCGCGACGCTCTCCGAGGTCTTCGGGTGGGCCTTCGCGTTCTGGGGCGTCGGCCTCTACTGGTGGGCCGGCCTGCTCTACGCCTGGCAGGTCCGCAAGCTCCTCGCGACGACCGAGCGCCGCCCCCCGGTGCGCCATGAGTGA
- a CDS encoding small basic family protein has translation MIAALGLLVGIVLGLVFEPDVPVSLERYLPIAVVAALDAVFGGLRAYLDGIFDDKVFVVSFLSNVVIAAGIVYLGDRLGVGGQLTTGVVVVLGIRIFSNVAAIRRHLFHA, from the coding sequence GTGATCGCCGCACTCGGCCTGCTCGTCGGGATCGTCCTGGGCCTGGTCTTCGAGCCGGACGTCCCGGTGTCCCTCGAGCGCTACCTGCCGATCGCCGTCGTCGCCGCCCTCGACGCGGTCTTCGGCGGCCTCCGGGCCTACCTGGACGGGATCTTCGACGACAAGGTCTTCGTCGTCTCGTTCCTCAGCAACGTGGTGATCGCGGCGGGCATCGTCTACCTCGGCGACCGGCTCGGCGTCGGCGGCCAGCTCACCACCGGCGTGGTCGTGGTGCTGGGCATCCGGATCTTCTCCAACGTCGCCGCCATCCGGAGGCACCTCTTCCATGCCTGA
- a CDS encoding hemolysin family protein has translation MSDTTAILIAVLLLAANAFFVGAEFALVSARRSQVEPLALNGSRMARTTLHAMENLSLMMAGAQLGITICSVGLGAVGEPAVAHLLEPGFEALGLPHGLVHPAAFVVALGVVVFLHVVLGEMVPKNIAIAGPERAAIVLGPPMLGVVTVLRPVIVALNAVANGTLRLLRVEPRDEVSSSFTREEVAAFVEESRGEGLLEEQEYDRLAGALGFTEKTVAAVLMPTATLTTVRRGSTAADVEALCAVTGFSRFPVEADDGELLGYLHIKDVLEPDEERRQRPVEDKWIRPFAPVTHEDLLHDALEQLQRRGAHMARVVDPEGRTLGLATLEDVIEELIGEIRDAAHAEDPV, from the coding sequence GTGAGCGACACCACCGCGATCCTCATCGCCGTCCTGCTGCTCGCGGCCAACGCCTTCTTCGTGGGCGCCGAGTTCGCGCTCGTCTCCGCCCGGCGCAGCCAGGTGGAGCCGCTGGCGCTGAACGGCTCCCGGATGGCGCGCACGACCCTGCACGCCATGGAGAACCTGTCGCTGATGATGGCCGGCGCCCAGCTCGGCATCACCATCTGCTCCGTCGGCCTGGGCGCCGTGGGCGAGCCCGCCGTCGCCCACCTGCTCGAGCCCGGCTTCGAGGCGCTGGGGCTCCCGCACGGGCTGGTCCACCCCGCGGCGTTCGTCGTCGCCCTCGGGGTGGTGGTCTTCCTGCACGTGGTGCTGGGGGAGATGGTCCCGAAGAACATCGCGATCGCCGGCCCCGAGCGCGCCGCCATCGTCCTGGGCCCGCCGATGCTCGGCGTGGTCACGGTGCTGCGCCCCGTGATCGTGGCGCTCAACGCCGTCGCCAACGGCACCCTGCGCCTGCTGCGCGTCGAGCCGCGCGACGAGGTGAGCTCCAGCTTCACCCGCGAGGAGGTCGCCGCGTTCGTGGAGGAGTCCCGCGGGGAGGGCCTCCTCGAGGAGCAGGAGTACGACCGGCTCGCCGGCGCCCTGGGCTTCACCGAGAAGACCGTGGCGGCCGTGCTGATGCCCACCGCGACGCTGACGACCGTACGCCGCGGCTCGACCGCCGCCGACGTGGAGGCGCTGTGCGCGGTCACCGGCTTCAGCCGGTTCCCGGTCGAGGCCGACGACGGCGAGCTGCTCGGCTACCTGCACATCAAGGACGTGCTGGAGCCCGACGAGGAGCGCCGCCAGCGGCCGGTCGAGGACAAGTGGATCCGCCCGTTCGCCCCGGTCACCCACGAGGACCTGCTCCACGACGCCCTCGAGCAGCTCCAGCGGCGCGGGGCGCACATGGCGCGCGTTGTGGACCCGGAGGGACGGACCCTCGGCCTGGCCACGCTCGAGGACGTCATCGAGGAGCTGATCGGCGAGATCCGCGACGCGGCCCACGCCGAGGACCCGGTCTGA
- a CDS encoding DUF881 domain-containing protein, whose product MPEPTRPDPPRPPTGRERLRSALTRPSRGQAVVAVLLAALAFAAITQVRSTGVDQEDFTGYRQQDLIDVLAGLAGTSQRAVTEIDRLERTRDDLLSDSDSRQAALAQARTESEALAVLAGTVPVRGPGLRVTVEEVSAQVPPVVLLDMVQELRTGGAEAIQINGQVRLVAQSSFSAGAGGVVVDGQQLQAPYVLDVIGDPHNLENSLTFPLGPRFQVESAGGKLELEDPGTLEIQAVRKPVAPEFAQPAPDE is encoded by the coding sequence ATGCCTGAGCCCACCCGGCCGGATCCGCCCCGCCCGCCCACCGGGCGCGAGCGGCTGCGCTCCGCGCTGACCCGCCCCTCGCGGGGGCAGGCGGTCGTGGCCGTGCTGCTCGCCGCGCTGGCCTTCGCCGCGATCACCCAGGTCCGCTCCACCGGCGTGGACCAGGAGGACTTCACGGGCTACCGCCAGCAGGACCTCATCGACGTCCTCGCCGGCCTCGCGGGCACCAGCCAGCGCGCCGTGACCGAGATCGACCGCCTCGAGCGCACCCGCGACGACCTGCTCTCCGACTCCGACAGTCGCCAGGCCGCGCTCGCCCAGGCCCGCACGGAGTCCGAGGCGCTCGCCGTCCTGGCCGGCACGGTGCCGGTCCGCGGCCCCGGCCTGCGGGTCACGGTCGAGGAGGTGTCGGCCCAGGTGCCGCCCGTGGTGCTGCTCGACATGGTCCAGGAGCTGCGTACCGGAGGCGCGGAGGCGATCCAGATCAACGGCCAGGTCCGGCTGGTCGCCCAGAGCTCGTTCTCGGCCGGCGCCGGCGGCGTGGTGGTCGACGGCCAGCAGCTGCAGGCGCCGTACGTCCTCGACGTGATCGGCGACCCGCACAACCTCGAGAACTCCCTGACCTTCCCCCTCGGGCCGCGGTTCCAGGTCGAGAGCGCCGGAGGGAAGCTGGAGCTCGAGGATCCCGGCACCCTGGAGATCCAGGCGGTGCGGAAGCCGGTCGCGCCGGAGTTCGCCCAGCCCGCCCCCGACGAGTAG
- a CDS encoding hemolysin family protein: MITALLLLALALLLVALCGIFVAAEFSLVTVDRGRVEQAAAGGDVSAQGVQTALRSLSTQLSGAQVGITLTNLGIGFLAEPAISELIRGPLESVGTPSGAVGPLAIATGLVLSTVLTMLFGELVPKNFAIALPMETARATQGPMRAFTAINKVPIKLLNGSANALVRRLGIEPQEELRSARSSSELASLIQRSATEGTLDADTAELMERSVEFGTRSAGEIMTPRVRTHSLDVNDRASAVIELARQTGHSRFPVLDADEVVVGTVHVKHAVALPLHERSTTKVKHLMAKPIVVPDSLRLDPLLALLREDGFQMAVVLDEYGGQAGIVTLEDVIEEIVGDISDEHDRLGARARHRRDGSWSLSGLLRPDEIEDITGVPLPDDEDYDTVAGLVLKVLGRIPERGDIAEVPVPDRSDPDDPRQRLAVLSVEHMDGLRVDRLSLRVLDGEPATDARGERTGDRS; the protein is encoded by the coding sequence ATGATCACCGCTCTCCTGCTCCTGGCCCTGGCGCTGCTGCTGGTGGCGCTCTGCGGGATCTTCGTGGCAGCCGAGTTCTCCCTCGTGACCGTCGACCGCGGTCGTGTCGAGCAGGCTGCCGCCGGCGGAGACGTCAGCGCGCAGGGCGTCCAGACCGCCCTGCGGAGCCTGTCGACCCAGCTCTCCGGCGCCCAGGTCGGCATCACGCTGACCAACCTCGGGATCGGCTTCCTGGCCGAGCCGGCGATCTCGGAGCTGATCCGCGGCCCGCTCGAGAGCGTCGGCACCCCCTCCGGCGCGGTCGGCCCGCTCGCGATCGCGACCGGTCTGGTCCTCAGCACCGTGCTCACCATGCTGTTCGGCGAGCTGGTGCCCAAGAACTTCGCCATCGCCCTGCCGATGGAGACCGCGCGCGCCACCCAGGGCCCGATGCGGGCGTTCACGGCGATCAACAAGGTCCCGATCAAGCTGCTCAACGGCTCCGCCAACGCGCTCGTGCGCCGGCTCGGGATCGAGCCCCAGGAGGAGCTGCGCTCCGCGCGCAGCTCGAGCGAGCTGGCGTCGCTGATCCAGCGCTCGGCCACCGAGGGCACCCTGGACGCCGACACCGCCGAGCTGATGGAGCGCTCGGTGGAGTTCGGCACCCGCTCCGCCGGCGAGATCATGACGCCGCGGGTGCGGACCCACTCGCTTGACGTCAACGACCGCGCCAGCGCGGTCATCGAGCTGGCCCGGCAGACCGGGCACTCCCGCTTCCCGGTCCTCGACGCCGACGAGGTCGTGGTCGGCACCGTCCACGTCAAGCACGCCGTCGCGCTGCCGCTGCACGAGCGCTCGACGACCAAGGTCAAGCACCTGATGGCCAAGCCGATCGTCGTGCCCGACTCGCTGCGGCTCGACCCGCTGCTCGCGCTGCTGCGCGAGGACGGCTTCCAGATGGCCGTGGTGCTCGACGAGTACGGCGGGCAGGCCGGCATCGTCACCCTCGAGGACGTGATCGAGGAGATCGTCGGCGACATCTCCGACGAGCACGACCGGCTCGGCGCCCGGGCCCGGCACCGCCGGGACGGGTCCTGGTCGCTGTCGGGGCTGCTGCGCCCCGACGAGATCGAGGACATCACCGGCGTCCCGCTCCCCGACGACGAGGACTACGACACCGTGGCCGGCCTGGTCCTCAAGGTGCTCGGCCGGATCCCGGAGCGCGGCGACATCGCCGAGGTGCCGGTCCCGGACCGTTCCGACCCCGACGACCCGCGCCAGCGGCTCGCGGTGCTCAGCGTCGAGCACATGGACGGCCTGCGGGTCGACCGGCTCTCGCTGCGCGTGCTCGACGGGGAACCCGCCACCGACGCGCGGGGCGAGCGGACGGGGGACCGGTCGTGA
- a CDS encoding SDR family NAD(P)-dependent oxidoreductase — protein sequence MSEHDTSPSDHDPRVVVVTGASSGIGRATAVRAASAGDHVVLVARGREALEEAAAECEEAGAASTLVLTADVGDDAQVADVVRAVLTEHGQLDAVVNSAGVVSYGRTEEVPADVFDGVIRTNLLGSVNVARHVIPVLRSQEEGTLVLVGSVIGHIAVPTMSPYVVSKWGIRALGRQLELENRDLPDVHIEYVAPGGVDTPIYQQAANFAGFEGRPPPPVSSPERVAQQIVDSFDRPRLRSQLSLANEVIRFGFAVLPAVYDTLVAPLFDLAAKDLDRPVEPHNGNVLDTQQDGNQVHGDQGSALGGLARNLVRMVQEVAVR from the coding sequence ATGAGCGAGCACGACACGAGCCCGTCCGACCACGACCCCCGGGTCGTGGTGGTGACCGGCGCCTCCAGCGGGATCGGCCGCGCGACCGCGGTCCGCGCAGCCTCGGCGGGCGACCACGTCGTCCTCGTCGCCCGCGGCCGGGAGGCGCTGGAGGAGGCGGCGGCGGAGTGCGAGGAGGCCGGCGCCGCGTCGACGCTGGTGCTCACCGCCGACGTGGGCGACGACGCGCAGGTCGCCGACGTGGTCCGGGCGGTGCTCACCGAGCACGGTCAGCTCGACGCGGTCGTCAACAGCGCGGGCGTCGTCAGCTACGGGCGCACCGAGGAGGTGCCGGCCGACGTCTTCGACGGCGTGATCCGCACCAACCTGCTCGGCTCGGTCAACGTGGCGCGCCACGTCATCCCGGTGCTGCGCTCGCAGGAGGAGGGCACGCTGGTCCTGGTCGGCTCGGTGATCGGCCACATCGCCGTACCGACGATGAGCCCGTACGTCGTGAGCAAGTGGGGCATCCGTGCGCTCGGCCGCCAGCTCGAGCTGGAGAACCGCGACCTGCCCGACGTCCACATCGAGTACGTCGCCCCGGGCGGTGTGGACACCCCGATCTACCAGCAGGCCGCGAACTTCGCCGGCTTCGAGGGGCGACCGCCGCCGCCGGTCTCGAGCCCCGAACGGGTCGCGCAGCAGATCGTCGACAGCTTCGACCGACCCCGCCTGCGCTCCCAGCTGAGCCTGGCCAACGAGGTGATCCGCTTCGGCTTCGCCGTCCTCCCCGCCGTGTACGACACCCTCGTCGCGCCGCTCTTCGACCTCGCCGCGAAGGACCTCGACCGCCCGGTCGAGCCGCACAACGGCAACGTCCTGGACACCCAGCAGGACGGCAACCAGGTGCACGGCGACCAGGGCAGCGCCCTGGGCGGCCTGGCCCGCAACCTGGTCCGCATGGTCCAGGAGGTGGCGGTCCGATGA
- a CDS encoding DUF881 domain-containing protein has protein sequence MSEPTPGPRDPRLPPRVTMPLLTLITQQSMDEDYLHAAERRIERGAGPPRGRPRLTGAVVVAVFGLLISVAAVQTSRNADVESEGREQLIQRITEERTAVSGLQDRIALLRERNAELDEGLTEVSGILQSARDELRRVQVRTGYVEVRGPGVRMTVEDPEQGDEEVRKEDLFLLVNALWAGGAEAVSLNGQRLSVLTTISNSDVAINVDSRALLPPYTLLAIGDGGRLAANVSDTTTFATFEAVRERYGFGFTMQNEETIVLPAAREKRLSFATPLTDDDVDKPTDKGTAP, from the coding sequence ATGAGTGAGCCGACCCCCGGACCGCGCGACCCGCGGCTGCCTCCCCGGGTGACGATGCCGCTGCTGACCCTGATCACCCAGCAGTCGATGGACGAGGACTACCTGCACGCCGCCGAGCGCCGGATCGAGCGCGGTGCCGGGCCGCCGCGCGGCCGTCCGCGGCTCACCGGGGCGGTGGTGGTCGCCGTCTTCGGGCTGCTGATCTCGGTCGCCGCGGTGCAGACCTCCCGCAACGCCGACGTCGAGAGCGAGGGCCGCGAGCAGCTGATCCAGCGGATCACCGAGGAGCGCACGGCCGTCTCGGGGCTCCAGGACCGGATCGCCCTGCTGCGCGAGCGCAACGCCGAGCTCGACGAGGGGCTGACCGAGGTCAGCGGCATCCTGCAGTCCGCGCGCGACGAGCTGCGCCGCGTCCAGGTCCGCACCGGGTACGTCGAGGTCCGCGGACCCGGCGTACGGATGACGGTCGAGGACCCCGAGCAGGGGGACGAGGAGGTCCGCAAGGAGGACCTTTTCCTCCTCGTCAACGCGCTGTGGGCCGGCGGTGCGGAGGCGGTCTCGCTCAACGGGCAGCGGCTCAGCGTGCTCACCACGATCAGCAACTCCGACGTCGCGATCAACGTCGACTCCCGGGCGCTGCTGCCGCCGTACACCCTGCTGGCCATCGGGGACGGGGGCCGGCTGGCCGCCAACGTGTCCGACACGACCACGTTCGCGACGTTCGAGGCGGTACGCGAGCGCTACGGATTCGGCTTCACCATGCAGAATGAGGAGACGATCGTGCTTCCGGCCGCCCGGGAGAAGAGGCTGAGCTTCGCCACGCCGCTGACCGACGACGACGTCGACAAGCCCACCGACAAGGGGACCGCACCGTGA